One Microlunatus soli genomic window carries:
- a CDS encoding alpha/beta fold hydrolase: MAALSLGPVDLLGFSTGGRAATAFVERHPEDVRRLILASTSAYPSSDGEQYLQDWAEYQRRLEGERAAEGGRFVSGGFGPRRVGTRAASWRGRDDTNEEFVTLPSPATSRPVSTGPLRDPY; this comes from the coding sequence ATCGCAGCCCTTTCCCTTGGACCGGTCGACCTGCTCGGATTCTCGACCGGGGGACGGGCTGCAACCGCGTTCGTGGAGCGCCATCCTGAGGATGTCCGGCGGTTGATCCTGGCGTCCACGAGTGCCTATCCCAGTTCTGACGGCGAGCAGTACCTGCAGGACTGGGCGGAGTACCAGCGACGCCTGGAGGGTGAGCGGGCGGCAGAAGGGGGTCGGTTCGTCAGTGGTGGGTTCGGTCCGCGGCGCGTAGGGACCCGAGCTGCGTCGTGGCGCGGCCGGGATGACACGAACGAGGAGTTCGTCACACTGCCATCACCTGCGACATCGCGACCAGTGAGCACCGGTCCGCTGAGGGATCCCTACTGA
- a CDS encoding peptide deformylase has product MTDAFPDWSTLLPAGRIRDVVRAPAGVLSESGPQLDPTDPRTVQLCADLVATMRVSPGCVGLAAPQIGVAGQAFCVDVSGHPKTRTDHGLIVLVNAEVTASSRNSKGREGCMSVPDLTGDVKRADRITVAGRLPVSGDPVELSTDAYEARALQHEIDHCAGYLFLDRVIGAHGLHHRKVYLDAPDPDSPGAGASRHPE; this is encoded by the coding sequence GTGACCGACGCCTTCCCCGACTGGTCGACGCTGCTGCCGGCCGGCCGGATCCGTGACGTGGTCAGGGCTCCTGCCGGCGTACTGTCGGAGTCCGGGCCACAGCTCGATCCGACCGATCCCCGGACCGTCCAGCTCTGTGCCGATCTGGTCGCCACGATGCGGGTCTCGCCGGGATGCGTCGGTCTCGCCGCACCGCAGATCGGCGTCGCCGGGCAGGCGTTCTGCGTCGACGTGTCCGGTCACCCGAAGACCCGGACCGATCATGGGCTGATCGTCCTGGTCAACGCCGAGGTCACCGCGTCCAGTCGCAACAGCAAGGGCCGGGAGGGATGCATGTCGGTTCCCGACCTGACCGGTGACGTGAAGCGGGCCGACCGGATCACGGTGGCCGGTCGGCTCCCGGTCAGCGGCGACCCGGTCGAGCTGAGCACCGACGCGTACGAGGCACGGGCGTTGCAGCACGAGATCGACCATTGCGCGGGCTACCTGTTCCTGGATCGCGTCATCGGAGCCCACGGGCTGCATCATCGCAAGGTCTACCTGGATGCACCGGATCCGGATTCGCCGGGTGCGGGTGCGTCGCGGCATCCCGAGTGA
- a CDS encoding MFS transporter, with translation MFEPFQAIRVERPRPDVIREHRHAGWFAVATVCFGAFMGQLDASIVTLAFPAMQQDFGSPLAAVQWVSLAYLLTLVGLLPAAGRIADSTGRKQMYLYGFALFSAASVACGFAPNLGVLVGLRVLQAVGAAMLQANSVALVVTSVPREQMRSALGIQSAAQAIGLAAGPVVGGLLVSALDWRWVFWIKLPIGLIGLVAGWFLLPRTRERTPMQRFDILGLLLLLLASGGVLLGLSGLGGLGLSPLASVVLIIGGLGLAVGWLRWEGASVDPLVRPEILRARAVSVGLIGALCGYLVLFGPLTLIPQTEGSHGRVGLALTCLPLGFGVAAVLAQRLLPRRLGPRGRAALGAGLAAVALALLAWALPQPGWLAALLFVTGLGLGVFIPANNTTIMAAIPSRLSATGGGLVNMARSLGTALGVAVVTVCLHAGAASGAVTALICLAIFGAIGAVSGTLTGNRPTI, from the coding sequence ATGTTCGAGCCATTCCAAGCGATCCGCGTCGAGCGGCCCCGTCCCGACGTCATCCGCGAGCATCGGCACGCCGGCTGGTTCGCCGTTGCGACGGTCTGCTTCGGGGCGTTCATGGGCCAACTCGACGCCAGCATCGTCACGCTGGCGTTCCCGGCGATGCAGCAGGATTTCGGCAGCCCGCTGGCCGCGGTGCAGTGGGTGTCGCTGGCCTACCTACTGACCCTGGTCGGGTTGTTGCCGGCCGCCGGTCGGATCGCCGACTCGACCGGTCGCAAGCAGATGTATCTGTACGGGTTCGCCCTCTTCAGCGCCGCCTCCGTGGCGTGCGGCTTCGCCCCCAATCTGGGCGTTCTGGTCGGCCTGCGGGTGCTGCAGGCGGTCGGTGCGGCGATGTTGCAGGCCAACAGCGTCGCCCTGGTGGTGACCAGCGTGCCGCGGGAGCAGATGCGGTCCGCCTTGGGGATCCAGTCCGCCGCTCAGGCGATCGGGTTGGCCGCCGGCCCCGTCGTCGGCGGGCTGTTGGTCTCGGCCCTGGACTGGCGCTGGGTGTTCTGGATCAAGTTGCCGATCGGCTTGATCGGACTGGTCGCCGGATGGTTCCTGCTGCCGCGGACCAGGGAACGCACGCCGATGCAGCGTTTCGACATCCTCGGCCTGCTGCTGTTGCTGCTCGCGTCCGGCGGCGTCCTACTCGGACTGTCCGGACTGGGCGGGCTCGGGCTGTCGCCGTTGGCCAGCGTCGTGTTGATCATCGGTGGACTCGGATTGGCTGTCGGCTGGCTGCGCTGGGAGGGTGCGTCGGTCGACCCGTTGGTACGGCCGGAGATCCTTCGGGCGCGAGCGGTCTCGGTCGGTCTGATCGGTGCGCTGTGCGGCTATTTGGTGCTGTTCGGGCCGCTGACCCTGATTCCCCAGACCGAGGGTTCGCACGGGCGGGTCGGCCTCGCGTTGACCTGCCTGCCGCTCGGCTTCGGCGTCGCCGCGGTGCTCGCCCAACGTCTGCTGCCTCGCCGGCTGGGGCCGCGTGGCCGGGCGGCATTGGGCGCCGGACTCGCCGCTGTCGCCCTGGCCCTGCTGGCCTGGGCCCTGCCGCAGCCCGGCTGGCTCGCCGCCCTGCTGTTCGTCACCGGCCTGGGCCTCGGCGTCTTCATCCCGGCGAACAACACCACCATCATGGCCGCGATCCCCTCCCGCCTCTCGGCGACCGGGGGCGGTCTGGTGAACATGGCCCGCAGCCTGGGCACCGCGCTCGGAGTCGCGGTGGTCACCGTCTGCCTGCACGCCGGTGCCGCGAGCGGTGCGGTCACGGCGCTGATCTGTTTGGCGATCTTCGGGGCGATCGGTGCAGTAAGTGGGACACTGACCGGGAATCGTCCGACCATCTGA
- a CDS encoding DUF501 domain-containing protein produces the protein MLEPFTEADEAAVHAQLGRVPRGVAGVAHRCPCGKPAVLATEPRLPDGTPFPTTYYLTCPRATAAISTLESDGRMAEMTERLSTDAELAAGYRAAHQAYLADRQALGRGPSAEVPEIDGISAGGMPDRVKCLHALAAHSLAAGPGVNPVGDEAVAEIGNFWQRPCLTDPDDDQQETSAPGSGR, from the coding sequence GTGCTGGAACCATTCACCGAAGCCGACGAGGCCGCCGTCCACGCCCAACTGGGCCGGGTGCCGCGCGGTGTTGCCGGTGTCGCTCATCGCTGCCCCTGCGGGAAACCAGCCGTGCTGGCGACCGAGCCGCGGCTGCCGGACGGGACGCCGTTCCCGACCACCTATTACCTGACCTGTCCGCGGGCGACCGCGGCCATCTCGACCCTGGAATCCGACGGTCGGATGGCGGAGATGACCGAGCGGCTCAGCACCGACGCCGAGCTGGCGGCCGGCTACCGTGCGGCACACCAGGCCTATCTCGCGGATCGGCAAGCCCTGGGTCGAGGACCGAGCGCCGAGGTCCCCGAGATCGACGGGATCAGTGCCGGTGGAATGCCGGACCGGGTCAAGTGTCTGCACGCGCTGGCGGCGCACTCGTTGGCCGCCGGACCGGGTGTCAATCCGGTGGGCGACGAGGCGGTCGCCGAGATCGGCAACTTCTGGCAGCGGCCGTGCCTGACCGATCCGGACGATGATCAGCAGGAAACCTCGGCGCCGGGCAGCGGCCGATGA
- a CDS encoding phosphoribosylaminoimidazolecarboxamide formyltransferase produces MDLRYGMNPNQPHARIEPVGDKLPFEVLSGSPGFINVLDALNAWQLVAEAAAATQKIAATSFKHVSPAGVAVEGEVPPFLLDVLRVQHADLSPAAAAYLRSRSSDPRASYGDFIAISGQVDESCAQLIKKVVSDGIIAPSYTPQALEILKAKRKGSYLVLQADPDYRSPATETREIFGVRLVQDADSTPLTIDSELSDVVTGSVDAAAKEDLILGLIALKYTQSNSVAYSRNGQVIAIGAGQQSRIACTQLAGEKLATWLWIQHERIREVAGAKKGQDRLNLLYALALGDAAGAGELIKDALTDDERAAILAEATGISFTSDGFLPFSDNVEEAHKYGVSTIAAPTGSVRDDVVFDRCQELDISFVRTPRRYFHH; encoded by the coding sequence GTGGACCTCCGCTATGGCATGAACCCCAACCAGCCGCACGCCCGGATCGAGCCCGTCGGCGACAAGCTCCCCTTCGAGGTGCTGTCCGGATCGCCCGGGTTCATCAACGTGCTGGATGCGCTGAACGCGTGGCAGCTGGTGGCCGAGGCCGCGGCCGCGACGCAGAAGATCGCGGCGACCTCGTTCAAGCACGTCTCGCCGGCCGGGGTGGCCGTCGAAGGCGAGGTGCCGCCGTTCCTGCTCGACGTGCTGCGGGTGCAGCACGCCGACCTGTCGCCGGCCGCAGCCGCCTATCTGCGGTCCCGCAGCTCGGACCCGCGGGCGTCGTACGGGGATTTCATCGCGATCAGCGGGCAGGTCGACGAGTCCTGCGCGCAGCTGATCAAGAAGGTCGTCTCCGACGGCATCATCGCCCCGAGCTACACACCGCAGGCGCTGGAGATCCTGAAGGCCAAGCGGAAGGGGTCCTATCTCGTCCTGCAGGCTGATCCGGACTACCGGTCACCGGCCACCGAAACCCGCGAGATCTTCGGGGTCCGCCTGGTGCAGGACGCCGACAGCACGCCGCTGACGATCGACTCCGAGCTCTCCGACGTGGTCACCGGTAGCGTCGACGCGGCGGCCAAGGAGGATCTGATCCTCGGCCTGATCGCCCTGAAATACACCCAATCCAACTCCGTCGCCTACTCCCGCAACGGTCAGGTGATCGCGATCGGCGCCGGTCAGCAGTCCCGGATCGCGTGTACGCAGCTGGCAGGGGAGAAGCTGGCCACCTGGCTGTGGATCCAGCACGAGCGGATCCGCGAGGTCGCCGGCGCAAAGAAGGGCCAGGACCGGCTCAACCTGCTCTACGCCCTGGCCCTCGGCGACGCCGCCGGGGCCGGCGAGTTGATCAAGGACGCGCTGACCGACGACGAACGAGCCGCCATCCTGGCCGAGGCGACCGGCATCAGCTTCACCTCCGACGGGTTCCTGCCGTTCTCCGACAACGTCGAGGAAGCCCACAAGTACGGCGTCTCGACGATCGCCGCACCGACCGGCTCGGTCCGCGACGACGTCGTCTTCGACCGCTGCCAGGAGCTCGACATCAGCTTCGTCCGCACCCCGCGCCGCTACTTCCACCACTGA
- a CDS encoding metallophosphoesterase family protein, producing the protein MVMDRARLIRLLVRGALILLISAVLAAPLAIGWGIGHAEITDYLGANRATIAVDYTGETRIDLGPLGNAYLPFSYGPIGLTITVGGLVSPTAGRQLLSEDTLQSYLNLYNDPGQAITGIGDQLVADAVGNAVAAELVLVLIMAGWTQRRLFLSARLVRLSAARHGVLAYLVVVIIFGTVAIAPPAAEPTSRYPVTIADGTRFEGMTVDSQLLADLLDRGVKGLRTMAARQNAAVDDYVQQTRENLLTQVDRWPSPGADQDLIFGISDLHCNLAMTQFWKEIVEVTHPVAVFSSGDDTLNGTATEKTCVTGERAISGDRPFIDIGGNHDSATTEKQMKAAGATVLDGKVTDVDDISFLGDDDPEYNPPFSIDRIAERSETEEQMGQRMIKTAIGRNVDVIMLHQPRAARVVAEQPNPPAKLIAWGHIHSQEGPQVILHDDGSWTVTLQLGTAGGVAAPTITSFSTPFSVPRKSADGYFFYRDRATGLITAVQPVHCLPDASVIIDDPIPTGDLASLPPETRSRLGGDEEAPTPTPTPTPTATGTAEPTASESPAR; encoded by the coding sequence ATGGTGATGGACCGAGCACGACTGATCCGCCTCCTGGTGCGAGGGGCGTTGATCCTGCTGATCAGCGCCGTGCTGGCTGCTCCGCTGGCGATCGGCTGGGGGATCGGGCATGCCGAGATCACCGACTACCTCGGTGCGAACCGGGCAACGATTGCCGTCGACTACACCGGCGAAACCCGGATCGACCTCGGCCCGCTCGGCAACGCGTACCTGCCCTTCTCCTACGGGCCGATCGGGCTGACGATCACGGTCGGCGGTCTGGTCTCGCCGACCGCCGGCCGGCAGTTGCTGTCCGAGGACACCCTGCAGTCCTACCTCAACCTGTACAACGATCCGGGACAGGCGATCACCGGCATCGGCGACCAGTTGGTTGCCGATGCGGTCGGCAATGCCGTCGCCGCCGAGCTGGTGCTGGTGTTGATCATGGCCGGCTGGACCCAGCGTCGACTGTTCCTGTCGGCGCGGCTGGTGCGGTTGAGCGCGGCCCGGCACGGGGTGTTGGCCTATCTGGTGGTGGTGATCATCTTCGGTACCGTGGCGATCGCACCGCCGGCAGCCGAACCGACCTCCCGCTACCCGGTGACCATCGCCGACGGCACCCGGTTCGAGGGCATGACCGTCGACTCCCAGTTGCTCGCCGACCTGCTGGACCGGGGTGTCAAGGGGCTGCGAACGATGGCCGCACGGCAGAACGCCGCCGTGGACGACTACGTCCAACAGACCCGGGAGAACCTGCTGACCCAGGTCGATCGCTGGCCGTCGCCGGGCGCCGATCAGGACCTGATCTTCGGGATCAGTGATCTGCACTGCAATCTGGCGATGACCCAGTTCTGGAAGGAGATCGTCGAGGTGACCCACCCGGTCGCCGTGTTCAGCTCCGGCGACGACACCCTCAACGGGACCGCCACCGAAAAGACCTGCGTCACCGGTGAACGGGCGATCTCCGGCGACCGGCCGTTCATCGACATCGGCGGCAATCACGACTCCGCCACAACCGAGAAGCAGATGAAGGCGGCCGGCGCGACGGTGTTGGACGGCAAGGTCACCGACGTGGACGACATCTCCTTCCTCGGAGACGACGATCCCGAGTACAACCCGCCGTTCAGCATCGACCGGATCGCCGAGCGATCCGAGACCGAGGAGCAAATGGGCCAACGGATGATCAAGACCGCGATCGGTCGCAACGTCGACGTGATCATGTTGCATCAGCCGCGGGCCGCCCGGGTCGTCGCCGAGCAGCCCAACCCGCCGGCGAAGTTGATCGCCTGGGGCCATATCCACAGCCAGGAAGGGCCACAGGTGATCCTGCATGACGACGGGTCCTGGACCGTGACCCTGCAACTCGGCACCGCCGGCGGGGTCGCAGCACCGACGATCACCTCGTTCAGTACGCCGTTCAGCGTTCCGCGCAAGTCCGCCGACGGCTACTTCTTCTACCGCGACCGGGCGACCGGGCTGATCACCGCGGTGCAGCCGGTGCACTGTCTGCCGGATGCGTCGGTGATCATCGACGACCCGATCCCGACCGGCGATCTGGCCAGCCTGCCGCCGGAGACCCGCAGTCGACTGGGCGGCGACGAGGAGGCACCGACGCCTACGCCTACGCCGACGCCGACCGCGACCGGCACCGCCGAGCCGACGGCCTCGGAATCGCCGGCCCGTTAG
- a CDS encoding glycine cleavage system protein R: MTTYAITVIAQDRPGIIARVAAALAAEQLNLADSSMTVLRGQLAMTLICTGQAELERVRAAMTDAAADDLIIHVHLIDGAASVTGTGPSYLLTVHGADRLGIVATLTGVLAEAGGNISDLTTQLAGELYVLTAEVDLAVGTDLEALRTKINIAAGELGVEAQLQPVDQDEL, from the coding sequence GTGACCACGTACGCGATCACCGTCATCGCCCAGGACCGGCCGGGCATCATCGCGCGGGTCGCCGCCGCCTTGGCCGCCGAGCAGCTCAATCTCGCCGACTCGTCGATGACTGTGCTCCGTGGCCAGCTGGCGATGACCCTGATCTGCACCGGCCAGGCCGAGCTCGAACGCGTCCGCGCGGCGATGACCGATGCGGCCGCCGACGATCTGATCATCCATGTCCATCTGATCGACGGTGCGGCATCGGTGACCGGCACGGGGCCGAGCTACCTGCTGACCGTGCACGGTGCGGATCGGTTGGGGATCGTCGCGACGCTGACCGGCGTGCTGGCCGAGGCAGGGGGCAACATCAGCGATCTGACGACCCAGCTGGCCGGCGAGCTCTACGTGCTCACCGCGGAGGTCGACCTGGCTGTCGGCACCGACCTCGAAGCGCTCCGGACCAAGATCAACATCGCAGCCGGCGAGCTCGGCGTCGAAGCCCAGCTGCAGCCGGTGGACCAGGACGAGTTGTGA
- a CDS encoding RluA family pseudouridine synthase, producing the protein MVDWTTVRDHRVVYGDDHLLVIDKPAGIALIGERNDTDLMQQAREVGDFVMPAHRIDKVTSGLVLLARDQQTHGVLTRQFADRTVIKEYLAVVRGTGLADTGRIDLPLSVGRKNRVRIAAARDAIIESASGHWTVPEDAVLSGRHYPASTDFRTVGEQNDHAALLLRPHTGRRHQLRVQLAWIGHPIEGDPLFCKPPGERTHLHAWRLTFSHPASGESITVRADPDHAFWQPLGGLVPSLDAQLGEGA; encoded by the coding sequence ATGGTCGATTGGACAACGGTCCGTGATCACCGGGTGGTCTACGGCGATGATCATCTTCTGGTGATCGACAAACCCGCCGGGATCGCGTTGATCGGTGAACGCAACGACACCGACCTGATGCAGCAGGCCCGGGAGGTCGGGGACTTCGTGATGCCGGCGCACCGGATCGACAAGGTGACCAGCGGGTTGGTGCTGCTGGCCCGTGATCAACAGACCCATGGTGTGCTCACCCGGCAGTTCGCCGATCGCACGGTGATCAAGGAATACCTGGCCGTGGTCCGCGGCACCGGGCTGGCCGACACCGGACGGATCGACCTGCCGCTGAGTGTCGGGCGCAAGAACCGGGTGCGGATCGCGGCCGCCCGGGACGCGATCATCGAATCCGCATCCGGGCACTGGACTGTTCCCGAGGACGCTGTCCTGTCCGGCCGGCACTACCCGGCCAGCACCGACTTCCGCACCGTCGGTGAGCAGAATGATCACGCGGCCCTGCTGCTGCGGCCGCACACCGGCCGACGGCACCAGTTACGGGTCCAACTGGCCTGGATCGGCCATCCGATCGAGGGCGATCCACTCTTCTGCAAGCCGCCGGGGGAACGCACCCACCTGCACGCCTGGCGGCTCACCTTCAGTCATCCGGCCAGCGGCGAATCCATCACCGTACGAGCCGACCCGGACCACGCCTTCTGGCAGCCACTCGGCGGACTTGTACCCTCACTCGACGCGCAACTCGGCGAGGGCGCCTGA
- a CDS encoding Ppx/GppA phosphatase family protein: MTGGPVAIVDCGTNTIRLLIAESDGRGGLRELDRRMEIVRLGQGVDATGSFLPEALQRTFAATERYAGVITEHGVDLERIRFVATSASRDVSNREEFFAGISTRLGVIPQVITGDEEARLSFAGALSGANEPAGPVLVTDIGGGSTELIIGNAAGEPSRGISLDIGSVRITERFWSADPPTVDDRARATRLIDELLDDSGIAFSEVRTWIGVAGTLTTLAAIDLDLADYDRTLVHGHRVGRDRVTAIAAALAASSSEQIRGRNGVHPQRADVITAGALIAGRIGSRLMVDALIVSESDILDGAALDLLRAAGAGQGA, encoded by the coding sequence ATGACCGGCGGTCCGGTGGCGATCGTCGACTGCGGCACCAACACCATCCGGCTGCTGATCGCCGAGTCCGACGGTCGCGGCGGCCTGCGGGAGCTGGACCGTCGGATGGAGATCGTCCGGCTGGGCCAAGGGGTCGACGCGACCGGCAGCTTCCTGCCGGAGGCGTTGCAGCGGACGTTCGCCGCGACCGAACGCTACGCAGGCGTGATCACCGAACACGGTGTTGATCTTGAACGGATCCGGTTCGTCGCCACCTCGGCAAGCCGGGACGTCAGCAACCGCGAGGAATTCTTCGCGGGCATCAGCACCCGTCTCGGCGTGATTCCGCAGGTGATCACCGGCGACGAGGAAGCGCGGCTGTCCTTCGCCGGTGCGTTGTCGGGGGCGAACGAACCCGCCGGGCCGGTGCTGGTCACCGACATCGGCGGTGGCTCCACGGAGTTGATCATCGGGAACGCCGCCGGTGAGCCGAGCCGGGGGATTTCACTGGACATCGGCTCGGTCCGCATCACCGAACGCTTCTGGTCCGCCGACCCGCCGACAGTCGACGATCGTGCCCGGGCAACCCGGCTGATCGACGAGCTGTTGGACGACAGCGGTATCGCCTTCTCCGAGGTCCGGACCTGGATCGGTGTCGCCGGCACGCTGACCACGCTTGCCGCGATCGATCTCGACCTGGCCGACTACGACCGGACGCTGGTCCACGGCCACCGCGTCGGCCGCGACCGGGTGACGGCGATCGCCGCCGCACTCGCGGCCTCCAGCAGCGAACAGATCCGCGGCCGCAACGGCGTCCATCCGCAACGCGCCGATGTGATCACCGCCGGCGCCCTGATCGCCGGCCGGATCGGCTCCCGACTGATGGTCGACGCCCTGATCGTCAGCGAGTCCGACATCCTGGACGGCGCCGCTCTCGATCTGCTCCGAGCAGCCGGCGCCGGCCAAGGGGCCTGA
- a CDS encoding MarR family winged helix-turn-helix transcriptional regulator encodes MVQNDDTERELADAVARLRRAMRRAARSTDPQNKLSVAQLELLSAVSENPGTRPGQLARFLHLAPNSVTTLVNGLHTMGLITRASNPDDRRTVELTLTAAGEEAVRRWQITNAQILRTAFDTLHPGWQSLISSSLPALRELIGSIDSLVDRSTHKTQVPTHPKTPAPTEPPAATNGVRP; translated from the coding sequence ATGGTGCAGAACGACGACACCGAACGCGAACTGGCCGACGCCGTCGCCCGACTGCGGCGCGCGATGCGCCGGGCGGCACGGTCGACCGATCCGCAGAACAAACTGTCGGTCGCCCAATTGGAGTTGCTGTCGGCGGTCTCGGAGAATCCGGGCACCAGACCCGGCCAACTCGCCCGCTTCCTGCATCTGGCGCCGAATTCGGTCACCACACTGGTCAACGGACTGCACACGATGGGGCTGATCACCCGGGCCAGCAATCCCGATGACCGCCGGACCGTCGAACTCACCCTGACCGCTGCCGGCGAGGAGGCCGTACGCCGCTGGCAGATCACCAATGCCCAGATCCTGCGGACCGCGTTCGACACCCTGCACCCCGGCTGGCAGAGCCTGATCTCGTCCTCGCTGCCGGCGCTGCGCGAGCTGATCGGCAGTATCGACAGCCTGGTCGATCGCAGCACCCACAAGACCCAGGTGCCAACTCATCCGAAGACACCGGCCCCGACCGAACCGCCCGCCGCGACCAACGGCGTACGACCCTGA
- a CDS encoding FtsB family cell division protein yields MPNSRRPNRPGPGRSTGTGRNPGTSRSAGTGRSGARGSAAKSSAGKAGTKRTGSNRRSGASHKPTTPAQSQTVSEPTVTREESPTGAVARRRASLTTRAIALAVVVLILTISYASSLRVYFKQRQDIADTKQQIINAQRNISELSNEISRWNDPNYVRTQARDRLGWVVPGERGYRVIGADGQPVTGDTEIAAEKTSNAPKKAWYTKMWGSVETADDPRPAKKDDPADKPPITEKTKRR; encoded by the coding sequence ATGCCGAATTCGCGCCGCCCGAATCGACCCGGCCCCGGACGCAGCACCGGAACCGGACGTAACCCCGGGACCAGCCGCAGCGCTGGGACGGGCCGGTCGGGCGCGCGCGGATCCGCGGCCAAGAGCTCGGCCGGCAAGGCCGGGACCAAACGGACCGGCAGCAACCGCCGGTCCGGGGCCTCGCACAAGCCCACCACGCCGGCACAGTCCCAGACGGTTTCGGAGCCGACGGTCACCCGGGAGGAGTCGCCGACCGGCGCTGTCGCCCGTCGACGCGCCAGTCTGACCACCCGGGCGATCGCGCTCGCGGTCGTGGTGTTGATCTTGACCATCTCGTACGCGTCCAGCCTGCGGGTCTACTTCAAGCAACGCCAGGACATCGCCGACACCAAACAGCAGATCATCAACGCCCAACGCAACATCAGCGAACTCAGCAATGAGATCTCTCGCTGGAACGATCCCAACTACGTCCGCACCCAGGCTCGTGACCGGCTCGGCTGGGTGGTCCCCGGTGAACGCGGATACCGCGTCATCGGGGCCGACGGCCAGCCTGTCACCGGCGACACGGAGATCGCCGCCGAGAAGACCAGCAACGCTCCGAAGAAGGCCTGGTACACCAAGATGTGGGGCTCGGTGGAGACCGCCGACGACCCGCGGCCGGCCAAGAAGGACGACCCGGCCGACAAGCCGCCGATCACCGAGAAGACCAAACGCCGCTGA
- the eno gene encoding phosphopyruvate hydratase, translating into MASIEFVDAREILDSRGNPTVEVEVLLDDGAEGRAAVPSGASTGAFEAVELRDGEQRYGGKGVTKAVAGVIDQIGPEVVGFDASEQRLIDQTMLDLDGTPNKAKLGANAILGVSLAVAHAAAQSAELPLYRYLGGPNAHTLPVPMMNIMNGGAHADSDVDVQEFMIAPIGAATYAEALESGVSVYHSLKSVLKKQGLSTGLGDEGGFAPNLPKNVAALELIAEAIDKAGLKIGTDIALALDVASTEFFADGAYTFEGKKLSADEMTAIYEQWMKDFPIVSIEDPLAEDDWAGWSNLVSRIGDKVQIVGDDLFVTNVERLQRGIDEAAANALLVKVNQIGTLTETFDAVDLAHRSQFHCMMSHRSGETEDTTIADLAVATNVGQIKSGAPARTDRVAKYNQLLRIEEDLDDAARYAGAAAFPRYQAAN; encoded by the coding sequence GTGGCCAGTATTGAGTTCGTCGACGCACGCGAGATCCTCGATTCGCGCGGTAACCCGACCGTCGAGGTCGAGGTCCTGCTCGACGACGGCGCCGAGGGTCGCGCAGCGGTTCCGTCCGGCGCCTCGACCGGTGCCTTCGAGGCCGTCGAGTTGCGGGACGGCGAGCAGCGCTACGGCGGCAAGGGCGTCACCAAGGCCGTTGCCGGTGTGATCGACCAGATCGGTCCCGAGGTGGTCGGCTTCGACGCCTCCGAGCAGCGACTGATCGACCAGACCATGCTCGACCTGGACGGCACCCCCAACAAGGCCAAGCTCGGTGCCAACGCCATCCTCGGCGTCTCGCTCGCCGTTGCTCATGCCGCCGCCCAGTCGGCGGAGTTGCCGCTCTACCGTTACCTCGGCGGACCGAACGCGCACACCCTGCCGGTGCCGATGATGAACATCATGAACGGTGGGGCGCACGCCGACTCCGACGTCGACGTCCAGGAGTTCATGATCGCTCCGATCGGCGCGGCGACCTACGCCGAGGCGTTGGAGAGCGGCGTCTCGGTCTACCACAGCCTCAAGTCGGTGCTGAAGAAGCAGGGCCTGTCGACCGGACTCGGTGACGAGGGCGGCTTCGCGCCGAACCTGCCGAAGAACGTCGCAGCCCTGGAGCTCATCGCCGAGGCGATCGACAAGGCCGGCCTCAAGATCGGCACCGACATCGCGCTCGCGCTCGACGTCGCCAGCACCGAGTTCTTCGCCGACGGCGCCTACACCTTCGAAGGCAAGAAGTTGTCCGCCGACGAGATGACCGCGATCTACGAGCAGTGGATGAAGGATTTCCCGATCGTCTCGATCGAGGATCCGCTGGCCGAGGACGACTGGGCGGGCTGGAGCAATCTGGTCAGCAGGATCGGGGACAAGGTGCAGATCGTCGGCGACGACCTGTTCGTCACCAACGTCGAGCGGCTGCAGCGCGGCATCGACGAGGCCGCTGCCAACGCGTTGCTGGTCAAGGTCAACCAGATCGGCACTCTGACCGAGACCTTCGACGCTGTTGATCTTGCTCACCGTTCGCAGTTCCATTGCATGATGAGCCACCGGTCGGGGGAGACCGAGGACACCACGATCGCCGACCTCGCCGTCGCCACCAACGTCGGCCAGATCAAGTCCGGCGCCCCGGCCCGTACCGACCGGGTGGCCAAGTACAACCAACTGTTGCGGATCGAGGAGGACCTCGACGACGCGGCCCGCTACGCCGGAGCTGCAGCGTTCCCGCGCTACCAGGCTGCGAACTGA